In Scomber japonicus isolate fScoJap1 chromosome 7, fScoJap1.pri, whole genome shotgun sequence, one genomic interval encodes:
- the LOC128361507 gene encoding forkhead box protein F2-like, protein MTTETPQQQLDPPPPLRSSPASGVLHPAMLSPQAATESSSTAAKGKKTSSGLRRPEKPPYSYIALIVMAIQSSPTKRLTLSEIYQFLQARFPFFRGSYQGWKNSVRHNLSLNECFIKLPKGLGRPGKGHYWTIDPGSEFMFEEGSFRRRPRGFRRKCQALKPMYRMMNGIGFGTSILPQSFDFQAPSASLACHSNSYNLDMMSNSMAGGYDGLSSGHHVPHMSPSPGSTYMASCPVPANGEYGPDSSSSPVPSSPAMASALDGHSPYASTSAHWASSGGSPYIKQQSLASSSPASSGLHSGMSPYSLEQSYLHQNGRDSHSTDISVGIPRYQSHSSVCDRKDFVLNFNGISSFHPSAGGSYYHHHHHHHPQSVCQDIKPCVM, encoded by the exons ATGACGACCGAGACCCCTCAGCAGCAGCTGGACCCTCCGCCTCCTCTAAGATCCAGCCCGGCGTCCGGCGTCTTGCACCCCGCCATGCTGAGCCCACAAGCCGCCACAGAAAGCTCGTCCACCGCCGCCAAAGGAAAGAAGACGAGCTCCGGTTTGCGACGGCCGGAAAAGCCACCGTACTCCTACATTGCTCTCATCGTTATGGCAATACAGAGCTCCCCCACCAAACGGCTGACACTCAGTGAGATTTACCAGTTCCTTCAGGCTCGCTTCCCATTCTTCAGGGGCTCATATCAGGGCTGGAAGAACTCAGTCCGGCATAATCTTTCGCTCAACGAGTGCTTCATCAAACTGCCCAAAGGACTGGGCAGGCCGGGGAAAGGCCACTACTGGACCATCGATCCGGGTAGTGAGTTCATGTTCGAGGAGGGCTCGTTTCGTCGCAGACCCAGAGgctttagaagaaaatgtcaagCTCTGAAGCCCATGTATCGGATGATGAACGGCATAGGCTTCGGCACTTCCATTCTGCCACAGAGTTTTGACTTCCAGGCTCCATCCGCCTCCCTCGCCTGTCACAGCAACAGCTACAACTTGGACATGATGAGCAATTCAATGGCCGGGGGATACGACGGGCTGAGCAGCGGCCACCACGTACCCCACATGTCTCCCAGCCCCGGATCCACATACATGGCGAGCTGTCCCGTGCCGGCCAACGGGGAGTACGGAccggacagcagcagcagccccgtACCGTCCTCTCCAGCCATGGCCAGCGCGCTGGACGGCCACTCCCCGTACGCCAGTACATCCGCACACTGGGCGTCCTCCGGCGGGTCCCCCTACATCAAACAGCAGTCTCTAGCCTCCAGCAGCCCCGCATCCTCTGGTTTACACTCCGGCATGTCGCCTTACTCCCTGGAGCAGAGCTACCTTCACCAGAACGGCAGGGACAGCCACTCTACCGACATATCAG TGGGAATCCCGCGTTATCAGAGCCATTCCTCCGTGTGCGACAGGAAAGATTTTGTGTTGAACTTTAACGGCATCTCCTCTTTCCACCCCTCGGCTGGCGGATCCTActatcaccatcaccatcatcatcatcctcagaGCGTCTGTCAGGACATCAAACCCTGCGTGATGTGA